aaatagtttatatttaatacttttatcaatttaaatagtttataatgaaaaaaaattgttattaattaattataatttgtaaaaaaatataataataataaaaattcaaaaaataaattataataaaatataatttttttaaaatttttaattacataattacaatatttatagttataaattatttaagtgaaatttttttataaaaaaattaatttatttacaaatataattaaaatcatgaaatttatttatttaataatattaaaaaactttaattattaattagatatagttttaaatattttaaataaatttaaaaacattatttacaaattataaatgattttaattaataaaaaaataaaaaaataaaaaagtaaaaatgtgtaggggtgcacgacttcaataGGAGAAATCGTCAACCCCCtacaacttcaattttttataatttttttaatgaaaaaaggCGTGATAAGCGATTAAAAggtcatatttttcttttttaaattaggaTACACTAAAACCCTAAATTTTCCCGATCTTAGCAGCAACACCCCCGCGATGACCTTCTTCCTTCATTAACAATTCCAACATTTATGAGTACCTTTTTACTCAATTCACACTCCTTGCACCATGGATTTACACATTTACATACCTCTAAGCACTATCAACGCTGTTATAGCTGCAACCACAACCATCGAGCTTACAACCATGGATCTGCACCATCGGCGAGCCTTTCTCTCTCATAAGAGGCTTGCTCCTTCCCATTCCCTAATTCACGTTTTAGATTTTTCGATATCGCATCTTTGTCTTCGACGAGCCATAATCGAATATGTAgtttttcatttagtttttcGCAATGTTGTTCGCCATTGCCCGTTAGTGGAGACTTGAAGCGTCATGCTCTCTAAACTCTCTCGTCTCTTGAAAGTCACCATCGTTGGTGGTTCCATTCCTAAACGTTATGGAAATCGCATGTACAATACTTGTGTTTTCAACACTAATACTACTTGCCAAGCACGACTACCTAAGGTTGTCGCTCCCTCCGCCACCATTGCATCGAGCGAAATTTGAATAGATTTATTATATACCAGATGTACCTTTAACGAGTATAAAAAGTGAcactttctatatcaattttaaaactgatttaatattttctataccTATGCTTTTATACCAATtctaaaaatcatataaaaactCTTTTTAGTTGGTATAAAAAGACTTTTACACTAATGTATCCTCTTCTCCCACGTATAATCTTCTTATACATAGTTTCACAACACTTTCTCTTCGATTATTAAAAACTCTggactataaataaaaataataattaatttcattttataaaaaaatatttctatttctagataatttttaaatcgtaacaaaatttatttatctattttaacaTTTGAATAAGTGGATCGTAAATCTTATTAAACTATAGCACACGACAAAATACATAGAACAATTCTTTTTAGCTTGTATGCTCAGTGGAAAATGAAtacacaaacaaaattttctataGGCTTCTTAACATTTATTATGTAAACACAATTCAtattactttatattatattgttatatatgttgatatatatatatatatatatatatatatatatatatatatatatatatatatatatattgtaaaagatatattacattataaacgtataataatattttaacaaatcaAATGAAACATAGAGTATAAGTGGTTTAGACTTATTACTATTTTTGCACGTGACTTTCTCGATAGCTCCATTTTTCTTTTGACCTAACCCTCCAATCAGGCTCTGTGTATCATTCCAGCGTCTTGACTAAGCTTAGCTTCttcataaacatattttagatAAAGCAAGTTTGTCTTCATAAGGCAGCAAAAAAGAGCATTTGTATCGTACGCATTAAGTATTAGCATTAATCTAGTTGGTGCATCAAAATCTGCCACAgcttctgcagaattatgtcAGCATCTACACACAGACATTACATGATATAAAACCTTCGATTGAACAAGGAAAACAAAAGCTGCATAGCCTGGGACAGACACAGATATTAGCCAAGGTTTATGAAATCATATTAGTTTCGGTTTCAATGTTTCAAACTACCGCACAAATAAGTACACAGTACTTAATCACAATATTATCTCTCTCTAAACTTGGCagataaatacaaaataaatcttTATTGAGTAAtcaatcatcaaagaaaaaactGGTTATAAATATTCTGCCAGTAGCATGACGAAACAACATAGAGGTAGCATGGACCATTTGGAAGAGAGTAAACAGTAAATAAGACATCAAAGCATGGGCACCACACTCTAATGGTAGGATTATTTTCACCGTTCATTTCTCAAAACACGACCTATTTTTCCATATAGAAGAATGGAATGAATGAAATTTCTTTACAAGGAACCAATAGTAAAAACTGGTTTCTTGTTGCCTctccaattttactttctcttcTTATTCTTACTAGTTCATACATGgaataataatacatttttttagttattaaatattataaaattgaatttttttaaatgtgttgctgtgaaaatttaacttttttaactgaagtaaaaatattcaaataaaaaaattatctttcttttctataaatatattttagagaCAAATgttattcaaagaaaaatatttaataagaatttaaatattaatggttTGAAAAGAGTAACAATAATTTGACAtacaaaatttgttttgataatactttttattatcttttattttttttataaatataacagtttatttttttataactattttattattgggAAAGAAAACTGTAAAAAATTGTCAACATTGACCCATGATAGTTATGTGTGTAATACAAATTACAAAGTAGAAACTACAAAGGCACCTTTACATCAACCAAccagaaaaatatataaagtaaaagagaaaaagggagAGGGTAGCTTTACTTAAAGTGATGTAATTAGAAAGGAACTTAGGATGGGAATGAACGAATAGCAGGTActctaaaaaattaaaccagAATTGCAAGCTACGCCAAGAGACCAAACCAAACACCACCCTCTTTTTTTTGTTCTGTGCATGATGTCCCACTGCCACCAGCATCCTCAACCTCAACAAAGACGGTTATTATCTGTGTGTCTGAACCAACTTCATGAACACCCTCCTGAAAGCTCCTTCTCATCTTCTCAAACACTCTGCAAAACCAAAATCCCCTTATGTCTCATTCACTCTCAAACGTCGTCAACTACTCCTACATCAACCCTCAAAACCTCTTTCTTTTGCCCCAAGATTCTCTCATCATCCTCTCACCAACACTTCCATTTCCATGAACCTCACACCCCCTCCCTCCGTTGTTGTTTTAATGTCTCTTCCAGACGTTGGGGTACCTTCAAGCTTGGTTGCACCTCCATGGACCCTCTAGATTTCTCATCATCGCTTCACTCTCCTTCTCAGATTATTGTAAGTCTGTTCATTTCATTCACAATTAGCATGGTTTTAAATTGCAATCCTTATCATAGTTTTGTTACATCACATTAATTCATCCTATAAACCATAGTTTTGTAGCTGAAATTGTGATCTTGGAGAGATGAATAAAATTTTGGTTTCAACTTTTCTAATATAATGGAATTAATACGTACATGGCTTATGTAAAGTGTTTAAGATGAAGACACATGTGGTTGGTTTGTTTTATGtgtatttctctctctctctttttgttttggttatgcTTCTTTTGTATTCTTTGATAAAGCAATGCACTTGTTTGCATTCAGAATTTCAGATAACAAAAATACGTGTACGCTGTTCTAAAACACTTTTCCCGGTTTTGTTCTTGTttgtagaagaaaaagaaaattactggGCGGCAAAAGAGACAGGAACTTGAAAGAGAGGTATTTGCACTCTTACGTAATACACATTTTGATGGCAAATTCTACTTACCATGTGGAATTAATAGTATCTTGTACAAACAGAGGATGAGAAGCTAATTTCTTAAATTGCCTTAATCTCTTCAACTGCTGCATGATCGTTTCAACGAGTGATGATTAAATTCATATACTTATTAGCAAAATTAGTTTTCTGCACATGAATAGGTGAGTTTTTTTCTGCGCATGAAAACATATGTTAAGAAGTCTCAGGCATCTTCAACATATTCCTAGTAGCGAGTGATATTCATCTTCAAAATGATACTAGATTTAACATGAAATTACAcgttaataaataatttgataatatgatCCTAAAATAGACtcaacaaacaataaatctCTCAATAACAAATATCACattcatcaaataataaatcttgataaaataaactataatttaatgttaaaaaatgaattttaaacctaatttaacttgaaaaaatccattttaaaatttgcattcacttttatatatatataactcctCTTTGTCTCTGGTCATCAACATTTAAGAATTTGAGTATGCATACTAATTGCAATTTGCACAATAATTTGATCTACATATCAAGGTTAATTAACATAACACTTGCCATTTAACGCCACCCATAACCAAAAATATGCAGTAAATTATTGATTTGATCATGGTGGAGTATGGCTCTGTATAGGTTTTAGGCATAGTTGTTGGTCTGCAACAGTAACCGATACTTTTACTAGTCAATCAAAGTAGGAATGAAAAGTGTCGCTCTCCTTTTGAAAAAGCTACCACTGGATTCATCATTATGTCAAAGTATAGCAATACTTCGTACAAACTTTCGAACTATAGGTTTACTATTTGTGACAATGCAGAGTACTAGCAGTGAATGAGAACCATACCCTCGAAGGCACACCCTTAAATGGGAAAAATTTTACACGTTCGTGTTATGGTTTAGATGTTCAACCGTTTAAGTGCATACAATTAATGGGGACAAATTGTGAAATGTGCACTGTTTTTACTGACATATGTGACCATTCTACATGGTGAGAAcattacatgattttttttattatgtaataacaGGTTGCTATGCTTCAAAGGCTGttggagaaagaagaaaagtttCATGAGATTTTGGAGATGGTGCATAATAGACCAAATGGATCGGCTATATCAATTCCCAATTTTCTTCCACCCAAGGTAATATAATCCTCTTAACAATcacaattttctattttgtttttctttctttctctgggTAGAGTGGTAGACCCCTTTATTCAAAATTTGGTTTTGGTAAGTACTATGGGCTTATGATAGTGAGCGTAGGGATATGGGCTCAATAGATACAGCAAGTTAGACCATGGTGATGTCTGCATAGGGCTCTTAATGAcctactttttaaaattgaaaaaagaaatattttctttttcttttttaagtatATCGATAAAGGTTTATAAATTCACCAACTGAATTCCTAAAGTGTTTTAATTGATCTCAATTCAATGTTGTTGAGCACATCTAAGGTGGGTAGAAGTTATTTAATCAATTCTTTAAAGTAAAGATATTTATGCAGAAAGTGGGTAAGTAGGGATGTGCATATTGTTGATTGAAGaatgattataatttattctcttatatatattttaatacatattttatcattgattaaaatttattgaaatttgcAAAATTATAAGGAAAACAAGCAAAAATAAGATCagtcaaaatttattaaagtattTCATAGTTGATTGCATATTGTTGATTTAATCAATTCTTTAAAAGGGTAAGTAGGGATGTGCATATTGTTGATTGAAGaatgattataatttattctctgatatatattttgataatattttatcattgattaaaatttattcaaagttacaaaattataaggaaaacactcattaaaccaaaaataagaTTAGCCAAAATTTATCAAAGTATTTCATAGTTATTTTCTGTTTGGCTTTATTCATTGACCTTGGTTTAGGAATTAATTATGCAATTTGTGCAGATGAGAGAACTGTTAGGAGAGCTAGTGATGGTTGAGAGTGAAATTGCAAGACTAGAAAGCCAAATAAGCCAACTTCAAGCTGGTTTGAAACATGAACAAGAAGTGACCAAGGAATCAAAGTCTAAAACGTGGAATCAAGGGAATTTGAGTAATTCTAACAATCACTTATCAACTTCTCCGGTTCCAAATCCTAGTCCTATTCGCAGAAGTGTTCAAGAAAGGATGGCCTTTGAAACAAAGGCGTTGCATTTCATAAGCAAAGCTATAAAGGGTGATTACAATCTCAGTGATTTCAGTCTAAATGACAGAGCTTTTCTGAAAACTTCCGTAGAACAGAAAGAAAATAAGTTCCAAGAAGATGTGAAATTTCATGAAAGAATTCCAAGAAAAAATGGGACAGTAAAACCTCCCTCACCTATGCGTGACCCACGTCATCCATCACCCAAGGTATGCATGACAATTTTCCCTTTTATTCATGTTGTAGCTTCATTTTCCTACGTTAGAATATGTTTAGGCCATAGCATTTTGTTAGTGTGAAAAAAATTACCATAAAGTTCATTTTCAAAAGAACATATTATAAAAGTTTGATTATATCTCATGTGAAGATTaaccaaaactatatatatgtaCTAATCTCAGACCATATATTGATTGTTGAACTGTATGAACTATAACACactatcaaaatttgaaaaaaaacagTATTACTTTGACATAGATATTGTTGTCAACAGTGTGAATTCGCTAATTTGCAATTACTTGACTATTTTCAGCTGCGGGAACGCAATCCAGAGATGTACTTGGATCTTCCAACTAGATCACTGTTGGATCCACTTCTGTCAGAAGAGAATGATCTCAAGTGGCAACCCAACAAGCTATCTGAGAGCATCATGAAGTGTTTGAATTTCATATATGTAAGACTACTCAGAACTTCAAGAGCAATGGAATTGGAGAAATCAGGGCCAATTTCAAGGTCTGTGCACTCTTCTTTAAGTTCAAGAAGCTTCAGGGTGGATACTGGGTCAATTCCAAAACCAAGCCTCTTGTTGCAAAAGGAATCTAGGCAGCAAGACCCTTATGGTATCTTTAACACAGAAGAGTCCATTCCAAGGGACATTGGTCCTTACAAGAACCTGGTTATATTCACTTCCAGCTCTATGGATCCCAAGTTTATCTCAAGTCCATCCTCTATACCATTACTTAGGAAGCTAAGGTATGGCATGGATGATATCTACATTTATGAGAAGAGTCAAAATGTTGAAAACTTTGTAAGTTCTACTTTACAATGAAGAGGTACATAGTAAAGTGAACAAATTTTGAAGTAACAGTTAGTTTCTTGTGGTTTGCAGGATCTTGATGAGCAATCTTCAAACAGTTGACTTGAAAAGCCTCACAAACCAACAGAAACTAGCATTCTGGATCAACGTGTACAATGCTTGTATCATGCATGtatagtaataatttcaatCCGATGAATGGGAATTATAGGACACAGATCAGGACTATTCTTAATGTATTGTCTTGTTTCAGGGATTTATCCAATATGGAGTGCCATCCACACCAGAAAAACTACTTGCACTGATGAACAAGGTACATTAAAAAATCTTGATATACATGTTACTTATCCTGTTTCTTGACAGAAGACAACTAACTTTCTAAGAcaatttgtttatgtttatgtttctgttttgaaaagcatataaatacaaattttaaacatGTCTGAAAGAAACATTTTCTTGATGCTGAATTCACTTCTGTGCAGGCAACCCTCAATGTAGGAGGCAACCTAATAAATGCTCAAGCAATAGAGCATTTCATCTTGAGGAAACGAGATATTTCTAGCATGAAAGAGGTAAACAATGAAACATGATAAGCTCTTTTCAACACCGTGTTGGAAGTTCTACATCGTATAACGGTAAaaccaatttatagtatataagtggatgcaagtCTTAATTTATAAACCAGTTTTATGAgttaagttaggcttaaaattcgTTTCTTATAATACTGAACCAAACTAAGCTTTAGTTTTGTTGCAATTGATATATCTCCAAAGCAATGTATACATGTTGTGGTTTAGGTTCAGCATAAGGGTGAGTGGGAAGAGAAAGAATCAGTTGTTCGTGAACTTTATGGACTTGAGTCTGTTGATCCTAATGTCACATTTGCTCTGTGTTGTGGAACTCGTTCTTCTCCTTGTGTAAGTTTTTCAGCTCAATAACATCTATGAATTGGTTTTCCCTCTTAAAATATTGCTTCTAATTTAAGGAAAATGATGTGCACTTGATGCAGGTGAGGATATACACGGCAGATGGAATTACAAGTGAATTGGAGAAATCAAAACTAGACTATCTTCAAGCTTCAATTCTAGCCACTAGCACCAAAAGAATAGGATTTCCAGAGCTTCTTCTCATGAACATGCTTGATTTTGCTGCAGATATAGAATCATTGGTGGAGTGGGTATGTAGCCAGTTACCCACATCAGGCACTCTAAGGAAATCAATGGTGGATTGCTTCAGAGGCCACAATAATACTAATTCTGTGAAGATTTCTACCATTGTTGAAAAGATACCCTATGACTATGAATTCCAGTATTTGTTGACAATATAAATGTACATTGTAACACTTCTTTTGTTAGCCAATAAAACTGAGTATACAAAACATAAAGGAAAATTCTTGAACCATCTCGCACTACAccattctctttctctcttcctctgtTTGTAAACTCTGCAGAGCCACCATTTTCAGACACAGTCATCGAAACTTTATCTATTGATAcgtaattattaaaaactaaataagaaaTCAGACAAAGTTAAAATGACccaaaaaagtataatttagaaataatatgAACTGTTACCAAATTTAATGCTGCTGATTAAGTTAACaaagtttcttaattttattttgtaaattaaaaaggaaatataCTGTGAGTTTGCTAAATAAGTTTTCGTTTAATTCTATGAACATTGTTACCTCTGGATAATTTGGCTGCAGTccatatttttaatctaaataatttaattgtaaaGTATTCCATgcttgatttttaatttaaagaatcAAATATGTAGCGCATTGAACAGCAAAATCTGAACCCAGTCAATATTTGATGACGACCCATGGGCCTAGGCTATATATAGGTTAGGACAAGAATACAGTTCTTAAGCATATATACTTTATATGTTTCATTTTCATGCATACCCCTTTCCCTCAATTTATccaatcaattttatattttccagagataataatttttatggtttaattatatttttattatttaaattttaaaataattgttatactGTTTCccaaatgttttttctttaaaattaaaaatagaaacgATTTCAACCTCTAAACACTGAATTTGATGGGTTCAATACAAatttaaaccttaaattttaaactctaaatctaaaattaaaacgTAAAAGGCATTGCTTCGGTTACTCTATGAAAGCGAGTTTGAATTGTCCTCACCGTTGAATTTGTTTAAATAGGTGTATGATATCAAAAACTGCATAATTGTTTGCTAAGagtcaaaataatttattttagaatagttaaataaaaattatacaagacaaaaaaaaacgagaaaataaaagtgataacAATTTGTCTAAAAAAAGGTTAGAGTGGTTTCATATGTAACGTAGAATtgagtttataaataatttgacgAGTCTAAGTTtttttgttagatttttttGTGTTGTCTCTTTGGTAAactgtatatattttatttataataatttatttaactttgcAATACGAAgtcaatgttttttaaattgagattgtattttgaaaaaaaaaaatctaattgtTGTGatggaaaattaaatatgttcaATCGTTGCATATAttacttatataaaaaagatgCGTATAATTAAGACAATGATTTATGTGTGTAAGAAAATAGCTTTAGTGAATAGTACTTTGAATTGAGTTTAGAATTTGATTAGttcacattattttatttaactttaattacATTAGTTAGTATTGTAGAAGGAGGTGAAGAATCTAACATGTCTCAATTATGCACCTCCTTAATGTAAGATTCATTTATTgagtgtttataaaaaaaattgtcaaaaattcaaacttttaaGATAACATATTTATGagtcttttaattatatattattagtcttatttttattcaagtccaaactcatttttaaaatcttaaaaatctTTCTTTATTGAGTTCTTATAGAGAAAAATATCAAAGAAATTCAACACCAAAGAATTATGAACATTTCatgaaaaaagattaaaatattattttcaacccaaaatcttaaaaaacaaatatgtatGCTTCTTTCTTATATATTTCTCTTCATGCTCGTTCCTATTCAATGTTAGACCAAACTCATGATTAAAATCCTAACTACCTCTTTTTCAATTGTAGATTTCCTACACGtcactaataatattttaatattggaGTTTAAAATGAAGTACTTATAATATCATTCTAAAATCTTCAATTTGTAAAACTCTTTTATGTATACATTCCCTCttgcaataaaaatataaaaaaaaattcaatatacacgatattttcatatttatattccttttattaaatatattctttatattttcaaaaattataaaaatatagtattaatattattttgaaatttttttagaaaaataaataataataatggctAAAAGAATTACTTTTAAAGATTAAACATATAACACCCTCTCTAACAATTACATATTTGGTAGACATTCACACAATTTACTATTGAGATCCTCTactcaaaaacatatttttctcacatataatacataattatCACAGTtgaaaaacaacataaataacacaaaaatgataagttagatttattttaaaaacaacttCAATCACTTATACATATTTAAACATCCATTCAAACATGCACTCTCATCCATTCAATTTAATGGATATCattcaaacataaatttattcaCTAATCATACACAACaaagaataaacaaattttGCTCAACGAGAGGATGAATCCTCTAGTGGAAGGATGATCTATCAAATTTGTTCCCATTGggtat
The Vigna angularis cultivar LongXiaoDou No.4 chromosome 5, ASM1680809v1, whole genome shotgun sequence genome window above contains:
- the LOC108322010 gene encoding uncharacterized protein LOC108322010 isoform X2 produces the protein MDPLDFSSSLHSPSQIIKKKITGRQKRQELEREVAMLQRLLEKEEKFHEILEMVHNRPNGSAISIPNFLPPKMRELLGELVMVESEIARLESQISQLQAGLKHEQEVTKESKSKTWNQGNLSNSNNHLSTSPVPNPSPIRRSVQERMAFETKALHFISKAIKGDYNLSDFSLNDRAFLKTSVEQKENKFQEDVKFHERIPRKNGTVKPPSPMRDPRHPSPKLRERNPEMYLDLPTRSLLDPLLSEENDLKWQPNKLSESIMKCLNFIYVRLLRTSRAMELEKSGPISRSVHSSLSSRSFRVDTGSIPKPSLLLQKESRQQDPYGIFNTEESIPRDIGPYKNLVIFTSSSMDPKFISSPSSIPLLRKLRILMSNLQTVDLKSLTNQQKLAFWINVYNACIMHGFIQYGVPSTPEKLLALMNKATLNVGGNLINAQAIEHFILRKRDISSMKEVQHKGEWEEKESVVRELYGLESVDPNVTFALCCGTRSSPCVRIYTADGITSELEKSKLDYLQASILATSTKRIGFPELLLMNMLDFAADIESLVEWVCSQLPTSGTLRKSMVDCFRGHNNTNSVKISTIVEKIPYDYEFQYLLTI
- the LOC108322010 gene encoding uncharacterized protein LOC108322010 isoform X1: MDPLDFSSSLHSPSQIIKKKKITGRQKRQELEREVAMLQRLLEKEEKFHEILEMVHNRPNGSAISIPNFLPPKMRELLGELVMVESEIARLESQISQLQAGLKHEQEVTKESKSKTWNQGNLSNSNNHLSTSPVPNPSPIRRSVQERMAFETKALHFISKAIKGDYNLSDFSLNDRAFLKTSVEQKENKFQEDVKFHERIPRKNGTVKPPSPMRDPRHPSPKLRERNPEMYLDLPTRSLLDPLLSEENDLKWQPNKLSESIMKCLNFIYVRLLRTSRAMELEKSGPISRSVHSSLSSRSFRVDTGSIPKPSLLLQKESRQQDPYGIFNTEESIPRDIGPYKNLVIFTSSSMDPKFISSPSSIPLLRKLRILMSNLQTVDLKSLTNQQKLAFWINVYNACIMHGFIQYGVPSTPEKLLALMNKATLNVGGNLINAQAIEHFILRKRDISSMKEVQHKGEWEEKESVVRELYGLESVDPNVTFALCCGTRSSPCVRIYTADGITSELEKSKLDYLQASILATSTKRIGFPELLLMNMLDFAADIESLVEWVCSQLPTSGTLRKSMVDCFRGHNNTNSVKISTIVEKIPYDYEFQYLLTI